From the Ctenopharyngodon idella isolate HZGC_01 chromosome 3, HZGC01, whole genome shotgun sequence genome, one window contains:
- the si:busm1-163l24.3 gene encoding uncharacterized protein si:busm1-163l24.3 isoform X1: protein MAEEGRTVCVYGLPANVDHERLRDKLLIHFLRERNGGGEVTSVTIIGRTPQRALITFEESRVAQSILRHHPHILQLDGIKYELSLSLSCQEPLSLNKVILDMTVTIDCSLLPRGADSLNVLLSEFPGLRMQRGLSQHMCTLQGNYSDFQGAFPHMQMLFYHHLSRAEYPNYNGKSSQGPEKRGDLASVKKWARFTSDLPGLNAGDLSSGSTVGFRQEHYGLQDNNEALTERSTQNKKSKMEEGAECRIDEADLEDFSIIMEADVFAYLQSIKEYKHILHHHGVQVVHVTSEGVTTIYLQSEVPTGSEVKQNMRQAHKELRQLYQKQEGCLRKDQVQKSALYMPDGLAVALKNVQLVLPNVLFSYDQDNVYIVGEKSEVSQAKQMLLLGVERSMMPSLTEMPPSSSSSASASSESLEKEQQVKRKSEVHTPVPPKLFGSNTERKGEAGNTMGKEYKLAARFKSSGLGLGREEIGGDIRSITAKMDMLMLDLNSKSAPPTKSPLGTAGILSNELTGEGTETFKMTSPSCTGEDVLFKNQEPLSMNRFGGTTFSTSKAKPTTPAGFTSTFTTGVNASVNTSVNALSASNTEVKTAAPSSSVPTSKSSLRRSNSFSGRPYLRDQVQKKQITIEPMINAHAHQRARSNSISSGRPSKDCPITTVEAELTVSSLMWAYMKEAYYNQMDSMKSDLQMSEKQASKSEMSVTLKGTDSSKVEESHRQLQNLVAVVASDFCSQEVRLAELGVVEQDKLFETCCLNVRSRFPKVFLHTTKSSIFFLGPKLLCSQVSDIFKDVFLGQKSHSLSQMKTFQEGVHQGATKASLSIQSTKADHSNSDQSVKVFSFQDTSQGVQSNSSRKSRGKLTKLNSATLENLESPSSMMDELSTTNSLSQLANARENTTGPKIDGPTSLPLEAHKKQDNAMTLKQTNLLSHTSSEKCVCGAISTNVKRTACGVILCCDCILLHSYCRVCGKEGVYSQKKVLGDPVQSNGSKDIRQEHQAQEQHSEQEDSKEHKGIQGTMTCAEMTLGLAGYTKYTTAKITYCIPDGIQGDKDPCPGSPFKGGIFEAYLPLDPKGRSLLPYLKNAFDQGLTFTISSSKKACGGDAKVNWGKIPHKTRMEGGKSSNGYPDSSYLTLLSDALVAHGIKGAAAISQDQAKS from the exons ATGGCAGAGGAAGGCCGTACGGTGTGCGTTTACGGTTTGCCAGCTAACGTGGATCATGAACGGCTACGGGACAAACTACTGATTCACTTTCTACGCGAGAGGAACGGAGGAGGAGAGGTCACCTCAGTCACTATCATCGGTCGGACACCTCAGCGTGCCCTCATCACATTTGAGGAGAGTAGAG TGGCGCAGAGCATACTTCGTCATCATCCTCACATTTTACAGCTGGACGGCATAAAATATGAACTCTCCCTGAGTCTCTCATGCCAGGAGCCCCTGAGTCTGAATAAG GTGATCCTCGATATGACTGTGACAATAGATTGCAGTCTGCTTCCTCGGGGTGCAGACTCTCTGAATGTACTGCTTAGTGAGTTTCCAGGTCTACGTATGCAACGTGGCTTATCACAGCATATGTGCACCTTGCAAGGCAACTATTCCGATTTTCAAGGTGCTTTTCCACATATGCAGATGTTATTTTATCATCACCTTTCAAGAGCCGAATATcctaattataatggaaaaagcagtcaaggtccagagaagagGGGAGACCTTGCAAGTGTAAAGAAATGGGCCAGATTTACATCCGATTTACCAGGCCTTAATGCAGGAGACCTCAGCTCCGGATCCACAGTGGGTTTTAGACAAGAGCACTACGGACTGCAAGATAACAATGAAGCTCTCACTGAACGTAGTACTCAGAATAAGAAAAGCAAAATGGAGGAGGGAGCAGAGTGCAGGATAGATGAAGCTGATTTGGAAGATTTTTCGATTATCATGGAAGCTGATGTGTTTGCATACCTGCAGAGCATCAAAGAGTACAAGCATATACTGCATCATCATGGAGTGCAAGTGGTTCATGTTACATCCGAGGGAGTTACCACCATTTACCTGCAATCAGAGGTCCCAACTGGGTCAGAGGTTAAACAGAATATGCGGCAAGCCCATAAGGAGCTGAGGCAGCTTTATCAAAAGCAAGAGGGTTGTCTGAGGAAAGACCAGGTTCAAAAGAGTGCCCTTTACATGCCAGACGGACTGGCTGTAGCGTTAAAAAATGTGCAGTTAGTACTGCCTAATGTTTTGTTTAGCTATGACCAGGACAACGTTTATATAGTTGGAGAAAAAAGTGAGGTATCTCAGGCCAAACAAATGCTACTGCTTGGGGTGGAGAGAAGCATGATGCCGAGCTTGACAGAAATGCCACCATCCTCTTCCAGTTCTGCTTCAGCATCCTCTGAATCTTTAGAGAAAGAGCAACAGGTTAAGAGAAAAAGTGAAGTACATACTCCAGTGCCCCCTAAACTGTTCGGCTCTAACACTGAACGAAAAGGGGAGGCTGGGAATACAATGGGAAAAGAATACAAACTGGCAGCTCGGTTTAAGAGCTCTGGGCTAGGACTTGGTAGAGAGGAGATTGGTGGAGACATAAGGAGTATCACTGCTAAAATGGACATGCTAATGTTAGACCTAAACTCTAAGTCAGCACCACCCACTAAGTCTCCACTTGGCACCGCAGGCATACTCAGTAATGAACTGACAGGGGAAGGAACTGAAACATTCAAGATGACAAGTCCAAGTTGTACAGGAGAGGATGTCCTGTTTAAAAACCAAGAGCCGCTATCTATGAATAGATTTGGTGGAACCACCTTCAGCACATCCAAGGCCAAACCAACTACTCCTGCTGGATTCACTTCAACATTTACCACAGGAGTCAATGCTTCAGTGAATACAAGTGTGAATGCACTATCAGCCAGTAATACCGAAGTGAAGACAGCTGCTCCCTCCTCATCAGTACCCACTTCCAAATCCTCTTTAAGGAGGTCCAATAGTTTCTCTGGTCGACCATACCTAAGAGATCAAGTGCAAAAAAAACAGATTACCATTGAGCCAATGATTAATGCACATGCTCATCAAAGAGCAAGATCCAATAGCATTAGTAGTGGAAGACCTAGTAAAGATTGTCCGATTACTACAGTGGAAGCAGAACTTACTGTGTCTTCTCTTATGTGGGCCTATATGAAGGAGGCCTACTACAACCAAATGGACAGCATGAAATCTGACTTGCAAATGTCTGAGAAACAAGCAAGCAAAAGTGAGATGAGCGTGACGCTGAAGGGCACAGATTCATCGAAGGTTGAAGAAAGTCATCGGCAGCTTCAGAATCTGGTGGCTGTGGTGGCTAGTGACTTTTGCTCTCAGGAGGTACGTTTGGCAGAGCTTGGTGTGGTTGAACAAGATAAACTGTTTGAAACCTGCTGCTTGAATGTACGGTCACGTTTTCCCAAGGTTTTCTTGCACACTACAAAGAGCAGCATTTTCTTTCTTGGCCCAAAATTGCTGTGCTCTCAAGTCAGTGATATATTTAAGGATGTATTTCTTGGGCAAAAGTCTCATTCCTTATCACAAATGAAGACCTTCCAGGAGGGTGTACATCAAGGAGCAACCAAGGCATCTTTGAGCATACAATCAACAAAAGCTGATCACTCTAACTCTGATCAAAGTGTAAAGGTGTTTTCTTTTCAGGATACAAGTCAAGGGGTTCAGTCTAACAGCAGTCGCAAGAGCAGAGGTAAATTGACCAAACTGAACTCGGCTACATTGGAAAACTTGGAGAGCCCTAGTTCTATGATGGATGAATTAAGCACGACAAACTCACTAAGCCAATTAGCTAATGCCAGAGAAAACACAACAGGACCAAAAATTGATGGGCCAACTTCTTTACCACTTGAAGCACACAAAAAACAAGATAACGCAATGACTTTGAAACAGACCAACCTGCTGTCCCATACCTCTTCAGAGAAATGTGTGTGCGGAGCAATTAGTACAAATGTGAAACGGACCGCCTGTGGTGTCATCCTTTGCTGTGACTGCATACTACTTCATTCATACTGCCGAGTGTGTGGAAAAGAGGGAGTGTATTCTCAGAAGAAGGTGCTGGGGGATCCAGTGCAAAGTAATGGCTCAAAGGATATACGGCAGGAACATCAGGCTCAAGAGCAGCATTCAGAACAAGAGGACAGCAAAGAACACAAGGGCATCCAAGGAACGATGACATGTGCAGAGATGACTTTAGGTCTTGCAGGCTATACAAAATACACAACGGCCAAGATCACGTACTGCATACCTGATGGCATACAAGGG GATAAGGATCCCTGTCCGGGGTCACCATTCAAAGGTGGTATATTTGAGGCTTATCTGCCGCTCGACCCAAAGGGACGGAGTTTATTGCCCTACCTGAAAAACGCATTTGATCAAGGGCTAACTTTTACTATTAGTTCAAGCAAGAAGGCCTGTGGTGGAGATGCAAAAGTGAACTGGGGCAAGATCCCCCACAAGACCAGGATGGAGGGAGGGAAAAGCAG caaTGGATATCCAGACTCTTCATACCTTACTCTTTTGTCTGATGCACTGGTGGCTCATGGGATTAAAGGAGCAGCTGCAATCAGTCAAGATCAAGCCAAATCCTGA
- the si:busm1-163l24.3 gene encoding E3 ubiquitin-protein ligase TRIM8 isoform X2: MAEECFEDLDPFNCPICLDALQDPVTIPCGHNYCMGCIQDYWDKNSGKDVGYSCPQCRKTFSPRPVLNKNTMFAEVVERFKNTGLQDSPRTHYDGPGHTERETCTAKNPKTLKIYPESEDSCCKMHLRYHNNDYPTEKHTVIVINQEPKGNICSQHNRPLGEQRFICPLCLDEVHQGHKEFSAAPEKTKTLESRTTLVTRELRSKDKTTGHGRRPSNKRVHGTEHRHGHRTGHTRGSRAKRGHETHRHKSSGHRGNSHGHSHGAGHRRKRLGIMVMTGTGTRRTTADNIRAL, encoded by the coding sequence ATGGCAGAGGAGTGTTTCGAAGACCTCGATCCATTCAACTGTCCTATCTGTCTAGATGCACTCCAGGATCCAGTGACGATTCCCTGTGGACACAACTACTGCATGGGCTGCATTCAAGACTACTGGGATAAAAATAGCGGCAAAGACGTTGGTTACAGTTGCCCTCAGTGCAGGAAGACCTTCTCACCTCGGCCTGTTCTTAACAAAAACACCATGTTTGCAGAAGTGGTGGAGCGGTTTAAAAACACAGGCCTTCAGGATTCTCCACGCACACATTATGACGGACCTGGACACACGGAGAGAGAAACCTGCACTGCAAAAAACCCCAAAACTTTAAAGATATATCCAGAAAGTGAGGATTCATGCTGTAAGATGCACCTGAGATATCATAACAATGACTATcccacagaaaaacacacagtgATTGTTATAAATCAGGAGCCTAAAGGAAATATTTGCTCACAGCACAACAGACCACTGGGAGAACAACGGTTCATTTGTCCCCTGTGTCTTGATGAAGTCCATCAAGGACATAAAGAGTTTTCAGCggcacctgagaagacaaaaacgCTGGAGAGCAGGACGACACTGGTGACACGTGAGCTCAGGAGTAAAGATAAAACAACTGGACATGGTAGGAGACCATCTAATAAGAGGGTTCATGGCACTGAACATAGACATGGGCATCGGACTGGACACACCCGGGGCTCACGTGCTAAAAGAGGGCATgaaacacacagacataaaAGTAGTGGACACAGAGGTAATTCACATGGGCACAGTCATGGTGCTGGACACAGAAGGAAAAGACTGGGAATCATGGTCATGACAGGAACTGGCACTAGAAGAACCACTGCAGATAACATCAGAGCGCTTTGA